A stretch of Paenibacillus mucilaginosus 3016 DNA encodes these proteins:
- a CDS encoding cytochrome c biogenesis protein CcdC: MEALPVLIMIVIVGFVLRRRIRAAARPVTGRGLRLLLPLLILPLGLPGVWNPQLHLTLKEVVLSLLFGLLMSVPMILTTNYERREDGRIYPVKSKAFIVVILALIALRLGLRSYLSALDPAELAMLFYLIAAAYIVPWRIAGFVKFRRIQGAARQEDQGFPL, encoded by the coding sequence TTGGAAGCACTTCCTGTATTGATCATGATCGTTATTGTCGGATTCGTCCTGCGGCGGAGAATCCGGGCGGCCGCCCGTCCGGTGACGGGCCGGGGGCTCAGACTGCTGCTGCCCCTTCTGATCCTGCCGCTCGGCCTTCCCGGCGTATGGAATCCGCAGCTTCACCTGACCTTGAAGGAGGTCGTGCTGTCTCTTCTGTTCGGCCTGCTCATGTCGGTCCCGATGATTCTGACCACGAACTACGAACGCCGGGAGGACGGACGGATCTACCCGGTGAAGAGCAAAGCCTTCATTGTCGTCATCCTGGCCCTGATCGCCCTGCGGCTCGGTCTGCGCAGCTACCTGTCGGCCCTCGATCCGGCCGAACTGGCCATGCTGTTCTACCTGATCGCTGCGGCCTATATCGTGCCCTGGCGGATCGCCGGCTTCGTCAAGTTCCGCCGCATCCAGGGAGCAGCCCGCCAGGAGGATCAAGGGTTCCCCCTATAA
- a CDS encoding DMT family transporter — protein MIAAMAIFGSVGFAAGRTGLQSFELVFVRCICAVPILGTGWLLSGQFRREAWPVREVLLVLLSGLCLVGNWVFLFRAFEAMPVTVAVSVYYLAPVFVLLLGSLLFRERLKVSSAVSVAVCAAGTALVSGIGSGAPGEVLSGGLLWALLAALLYALVTLLGKGIRRMSPYAVAMLQTAVGVLLLPPLVHFAAFGGLGSSQWLWIALIGAVHTGLVYYLFFGSLRHLPARTISLLAFLDPGIAMLLDMLITGFRPGLLQIVGIVLLFGGMAVPLWDRKDRAAQPSALTE, from the coding sequence ATGATCGCCGCGATGGCGATCTTCGGGTCGGTCGGGTTCGCCGCCGGCCGGACAGGCCTGCAGTCCTTCGAGCTCGTCTTCGTGCGCTGCATCTGCGCCGTGCCGATCCTTGGGACGGGCTGGCTGCTCTCCGGCCAATTCCGGCGAGAGGCCTGGCCGGTCCGCGAGGTGCTTCTCGTGCTGCTGAGCGGGTTGTGCTTAGTGGGCAACTGGGTCTTCCTTTTCCGTGCGTTCGAAGCGATGCCGGTCACCGTTGCCGTCTCAGTGTATTACCTGGCCCCGGTCTTCGTGCTGCTGCTCGGCAGCCTGCTCTTCCGCGAACGGCTGAAGGTCTCCTCGGCCGTATCGGTCGCCGTCTGTGCCGCCGGCACGGCGCTGGTCTCCGGGATCGGCTCCGGCGCGCCGGGGGAAGTGCTCTCGGGCGGCCTCCTCTGGGCCCTGCTGGCCGCACTGCTGTACGCGCTGGTCACGCTGCTCGGCAAGGGCATCCGCCGGATGAGCCCCTATGCCGTCGCGATGCTCCAGACGGCGGTCGGAGTTCTTCTCCTGCCGCCGCTTGTGCACTTCGCGGCGTTCGGGGGGCTCGGGAGCAGCCAGTGGCTGTGGATTGCCTTGATCGGTGCGGTCCATACCGGCCTCGTCTACTATCTGTTCTTCGGGAGCCTTCGGCATCTGCCCGCGCGGACGATCTCCCTCCTCGCCTTCCTGGACCCGGGGATTGCCATGCTGCTCGACATGCTGATCACCGGCTTCCGACCGGGCCTGCTTCAGATCGTGGGCATTGTGCTCCTCTTCGGAGGCATGGCGGTGCCTCTGTGGGATCGGAAGGACAGGGCGGCGCAGCCGTCTGCCCTAACGGAATAG
- a CDS encoding APC family permease, translated as MFASIKRFLIGRPLKSNELGEQKLNKLKALAILSSDALSSVAYGPEQILLVLMTVGAVAFWYSIPIAVGVLILLTALILSYRQIIFAYPHGGGAYVVSKQNLGIYPGLIAGGSLLVDYILTVAVSVSAGTDAITSAFPALHDHTVLIAVAFVIFITLLNLRGVTESASVLAYPVYLFVLALFILIGAGLYNIISGSGPSGVHAPLGTPVAGVGLFLLLRAFASGSSALTGVEAISNAIPNFEDPAPKNAAKTLTAMGLLLGLLFSGIVFLAYYYGITPRPEVTVVSEIAEATFGRNFMYYFIQGTTALILILAANTGYSAFPLLAVNLAQDKFIPRMFTVRGDRLGYSNGIIILGVLSILLIIVFKGQTEHLIPLYAVGVFIPFTLSQTGMMMKWKREKPEGWALKLTINSAGALISLLVTIMFFLTKFTQVWTVLVFLPLIILLFHRIRKHYEAVGDQLRLTTCEPALTIEGNVMILPVAGITHVVENSLNYVKSLAPHQIIAVHIPFDRENEAEFQEKWKAWQPDVRLVTLHSPYRSIIQPLTKFIDTVQRKAGESNYQVTVVIPQFIPKKGWHNILHNQSSLLIRAHLLYRRNVIVTTVPYHLKK; from the coding sequence ATGTTTGCATCCATCAAGCGATTCCTTATAGGACGGCCGTTAAAGTCCAACGAACTCGGGGAACAAAAACTGAACAAACTGAAGGCCTTGGCCATTCTTTCCTCAGACGCCCTCTCGTCCGTCGCTTACGGGCCCGAACAAATCCTGCTCGTCCTGATGACCGTGGGTGCCGTGGCCTTCTGGTATTCCATTCCCATTGCCGTGGGCGTGCTGATCCTCCTGACCGCGCTGATTCTCTCCTACAGGCAGATTATCTTCGCTTATCCGCACGGCGGAGGGGCCTATGTCGTGTCAAAGCAAAATCTCGGTATCTATCCCGGATTGATCGCCGGAGGCTCCCTTCTGGTCGACTATATCCTGACGGTGGCGGTCAGCGTCTCCGCCGGCACGGATGCGATAACGTCCGCCTTCCCGGCGCTGCATGACCACACCGTTCTGATTGCCGTGGCGTTCGTCATTTTCATCACGCTCCTGAACCTCAGAGGGGTGACGGAGTCCGCGTCGGTCCTGGCCTATCCGGTGTACCTGTTCGTGCTCGCCTTATTCATCCTGATTGGCGCGGGGCTGTATAACATCATCTCCGGCAGCGGTCCGTCCGGAGTGCATGCGCCGCTGGGTACCCCGGTGGCCGGCGTCGGGCTGTTCCTCCTCCTTCGGGCCTTCGCCTCAGGCAGCTCCGCCCTGACCGGGGTGGAAGCCATCTCGAATGCGATCCCGAATTTCGAGGATCCGGCCCCGAAGAATGCGGCCAAAACCTTGACCGCCATGGGCCTCCTGCTGGGGCTGCTGTTCTCGGGCATCGTCTTCCTGGCTTACTACTATGGGATTACCCCCCGTCCGGAAGTGACCGTGGTGTCGGAGATCGCAGAGGCGACCTTCGGAAGGAATTTCATGTATTACTTTATCCAGGGAACGACCGCCCTGATTCTCATCCTGGCTGCGAATACCGGCTACTCCGCCTTTCCGCTGCTGGCCGTCAATCTGGCCCAGGATAAGTTCATCCCCCGGATGTTCACCGTGCGGGGAGACCGGCTCGGCTATTCCAACGGCATCATCATCCTTGGCGTGCTGTCCATTCTTCTCATTATTGTGTTCAAGGGACAGACCGAGCACCTGATCCCGCTCTACGCTGTCGGTGTTTTCATTCCATTCACCCTGTCGCAGACGGGCATGATGATGAAGTGGAAGCGGGAGAAGCCGGAAGGCTGGGCTCTCAAACTGACGATCAATTCAGCCGGAGCCCTGATCAGTCTGCTCGTCACGATCATGTTCTTTTTGACGAAATTCACACAGGTGTGGACGGTTCTCGTGTTCCTCCCCCTGATCATCCTCCTGTTCCACCGCATCCGGAAGCATTACGAAGCGGTGGGAGACCAGCTCCGGCTGACCACCTGTGAGCCTGCGCTGACCATTGAGGGGAATGTCATGATTCTTCCGGTGGCGGGCATCACCCATGTGGTGGAGAATTCGTTGAACTATGTCAAATCGCTGGCTCCCCACCAGATCATTGCAGTGCACATCCCTTTCGACAGGGAGAATGAAGCGGAGTTTCAGGAAAAATGGAAGGCATGGCAGCCTGATGTCCGGCTGGTCACTCTGCACTCCCCTTACCGAAGCATTATTCAACCGCTGACCAAATTCATCGATACCGTGCAGCGCAAGGCCGGGGAATCGAACTATCAAGTGACGGTAGTGATCCCCCAGTTCATTCCGAAGAAGGGCTGGCATAACATCCTGCACAACCAGTCCAGCCTTCTGATCCGCGCCCACCTGCTGTACCGCCGCAATGTCATTGTCACCACAGTTCCGTATCATCTCAAAAAATGA
- a CDS encoding family 14 glycosylhydrolase, which translates to MAITTVSTSVLLRKSSAALLSLVVGAGLLAPIPSAEASSISSDYKAYVMAPLTKITDWNAFRNQLITLKNNNVYAVTTDVWWGDVEGAGDNVFDWSYYKTYADTVRAAGLKWVPILSTHQCGGNVGDDCDIKLPNWLWSKGAQDQLTIRSETGFYNKETLSPWWSGTAAQYDELYASFASNFSGYKDIIAKIYLSGGPAGELRFPSYNTADGWSYPSRGKLQAYTDSAKADFRTAMQTKYGTVGALNTAWGTSLASFSDVSPPSDGDNFFTNGYKSNYGKDFLTWYQGVLEKHVKAIGAKAHSRFDSVFGVPVGAKISGVHWQMNNPTMPHSAEYGAGYYNYSTLLDAFKSANLDLTFTCLEMTDAQANTAPYYSAPKSLVIQVSNLANQKGIRLNGENALAIGDAGQYQNVAEMLFNYNFSGFTLLRMSSLVNASGTATSLMSSFRDALAMTPTAVTFVVKGAPTASGDTVYVTGSRWEMGNWTTGVYPLKLTYNSTTADWRGTAYIGSGRNYEFKAIVKNSAGAVTWEPGSNNTLTVPSAASTYTITW; encoded by the coding sequence TTGGCAATTACCACCGTTTCTACATCCGTACTGCTCCGCAAAAGCTCCGCCGCCCTGCTGTCCCTTGTCGTAGGGGCCGGACTGCTCGCTCCGATTCCTTCCGCCGAAGCATCCAGTATCTCCAGCGATTATAAGGCCTATGTCATGGCGCCGCTCACCAAGATTACGGACTGGAATGCGTTCCGCAACCAGCTCATCACCCTGAAGAACAATAATGTATACGCTGTCACGACCGACGTATGGTGGGGTGATGTGGAAGGTGCCGGGGATAACGTGTTCGACTGGTCCTACTACAAAACTTACGCCGATACGGTCCGCGCGGCCGGGCTCAAATGGGTGCCGATCCTCTCCACACACCAATGCGGCGGCAACGTAGGCGACGACTGCGATATCAAGCTCCCGAACTGGCTGTGGAGCAAAGGAGCGCAGGATCAGCTGACTATCCGCAGCGAAACCGGTTTCTACAACAAGGAAACGCTCTCTCCATGGTGGAGCGGCACGGCCGCCCAGTATGACGAGCTCTATGCTTCCTTCGCTTCCAACTTCAGCGGCTACAAGGACATCATCGCCAAAATCTATCTGTCCGGCGGACCGGCAGGCGAGCTCCGCTTCCCGTCCTACAATACGGCGGACGGCTGGTCCTACCCGAGCCGCGGCAAGCTGCAGGCTTACACGGACTCCGCCAAGGCCGACTTCCGTACCGCCATGCAGACCAAGTACGGCACAGTAGGCGCCCTGAATACGGCGTGGGGAACCTCCCTCGCTTCGTTCTCCGACGTGAGCCCGCCGAGCGACGGCGACAATTTCTTCACGAATGGCTATAAGTCCAACTACGGCAAGGATTTCCTCACCTGGTACCAGGGTGTCCTGGAGAAGCATGTGAAGGCGATCGGCGCCAAGGCGCACAGCCGCTTCGACTCCGTGTTTGGCGTGCCGGTCGGCGCGAAAATCTCGGGCGTGCACTGGCAGATGAACAACCCGACCATGCCGCATTCCGCCGAATACGGCGCAGGCTATTACAATTACAGCACGCTGCTGGACGCATTCAAGAGCGCCAATCTCGACCTGACGTTCACGTGCCTGGAGATGACCGACGCCCAGGCGAATACGGCGCCTTATTACTCCGCACCGAAGTCTCTCGTGATCCAGGTGTCGAACCTCGCCAACCAGAAGGGCATCCGCCTCAACGGCGAGAACGCGCTGGCCATCGGTGACGCCGGCCAGTACCAGAACGTGGCCGAGATGCTCTTCAACTACAACTTCTCCGGCTTCACGCTGCTTCGGATGTCGAGCCTCGTGAATGCGAGCGGAACGGCTACCTCCTTGATGAGCTCCTTCCGCGATGCCCTGGCGATGACTCCGACTGCCGTTACCTTCGTCGTGAAGGGGGCTCCCACAGCTTCCGGTGACACCGTCTACGTAACCGGCTCCCGCTGGGAGATGGGCAACTGGACAACCGGCGTTTACCCGCTGAAGCTTACTTACAACAGCACCACAGCGGACTGGAGAGGCACAGCCTATATCGGGTCCGGACGGAACTATGAGTTCAAAGCGATCGTCAAGAATTCCGCAGGCGCCGTTACCTGGGAGCCGGGCTCGAACAACACGCTGACCGTTCCATCGGCCGCAAGCACGTACACGATCACTTGGTAA
- a CDS encoding XapX domain-containing protein: MEAVLSLLAGMVVGVLFTFIRLPLPAPVTIAGVLGVAGVYLGGKLVSLFIRS, translated from the coding sequence ATGGAAGCGGTGTTGTCCCTGCTGGCAGGGATGGTTGTGGGCGTGCTGTTCACGTTCATCCGTCTGCCGCTGCCCGCACCGGTGACGATTGCCGGTGTGCTGGGCGTGGCCGGTGTTTATCTGGGAGGCAAGCTTGTCTCTTTGTTTATTCGCTCGTAG
- a CDS encoding BMP family ABC transporter substrate-binding protein: MNRRRRSGVIGLVLTMVMAWALAGCSGGGASTGAGGTADPKSTEPAPTTDTGSKTPRVAFVYIGPPGDGGWTFQHDEGRKQMEKELGIKADTVENVPESADAERVITELAQNHDIVFTTSFGYMDYTLNVAKKFPNVKFEHTAGYKTHANMSTYFGKNFEASYLSGIAAGKMTKKNLIGYVGAFPIPEVIYNINAFTLGIQSVNPDAKVQVVWTNTWYDPTTERQAAVSLLDKGADVLLAYQDSPATLQAAAERGAMAGGNDSDMSRFAPKAYLTNPIWNWGPYYTKTVKSVMDGTWKSQQYMGSMADGMVGLAPLGESVPDDVKKLVEDAKAKILSGELKVYQGPIKDAGGTVKVEAGKELPLSDILQMNWFVQGVEGTIPK, encoded by the coding sequence ATGAACAGGCGTCGGAGATCAGGGGTAATCGGGTTGGTTTTGACGATGGTGATGGCATGGGCGCTGGCCGGATGTTCCGGCGGAGGTGCCTCCACGGGAGCAGGCGGCACGGCGGATCCGAAGAGTACGGAGCCCGCGCCGACAACGGATACAGGCAGCAAGACGCCGCGGGTCGCCTTCGTCTACATCGGGCCTCCGGGCGACGGCGGCTGGACGTTCCAGCACGATGAGGGCCGCAAGCAGATGGAGAAGGAGCTCGGCATCAAGGCGGATACCGTCGAGAATGTGCCGGAGAGCGCGGACGCGGAGCGGGTCATCACTGAGCTGGCGCAGAATCATGACATTGTGTTCACGACCAGCTTCGGCTATATGGACTACACGCTTAATGTGGCGAAGAAGTTCCCGAACGTGAAGTTCGAGCATACGGCCGGCTACAAGACCCATGCGAACATGAGCACCTACTTCGGCAAAAATTTCGAAGCCAGCTACCTGAGCGGCATCGCGGCAGGCAAGATGACGAAAAAGAACCTGATCGGCTATGTCGGCGCATTCCCTATTCCGGAAGTCATCTATAATATCAACGCCTTCACGCTGGGCATCCAGAGTGTGAACCCGGACGCCAAGGTGCAGGTGGTCTGGACGAACACCTGGTATGACCCGACGACGGAGCGGCAGGCCGCGGTGTCCCTGCTTGACAAGGGGGCTGACGTGCTGCTCGCGTACCAGGATTCCCCGGCCACGCTGCAGGCGGCTGCGGAGCGCGGTGCCATGGCGGGCGGCAATGACTCGGATATGTCCCGTTTTGCACCGAAGGCTTACCTGACCAATCCGATCTGGAACTGGGGCCCGTACTATACGAAGACCGTGAAGTCCGTCATGGACGGCACCTGGAAGAGCCAGCAGTACATGGGCTCGATGGCGGACGGCATGGTCGGTCTGGCGCCGCTTGGCGAGAGCGTTCCTGACGATGTCAAGAAGCTGGTCGAGGATGCCAAGGCGAAGATTCTCTCGGGTGAGCTGAAGGTCTACCAAGGTCCGATCAAGGATGCGGGCGGCACGGTAAAAGTGGAGGCCGGTAAAGAGCTGCCGCTCTCCGATATTCTTCAGATGAACTGGTTCGTGCAGGGAGTGGAGGGCACGATTCCGAAATAA
- a CDS encoding ABC transporter ATP-binding protein, giving the protein MGSSVFSVEMKGIVKQFGSVTANDHVDFRAKPGEIHALLGENGAGKSTMMCMLSGVYRPTSGEIYIRGKAAGIRSPKDAMRLGVGMVFQNFRLVQTLTAAENIVLGERSGFWRGPGWIRRKQEEIEAISERFGLPFPADRPVWQLSVGEQQRVEIVKTLYRGADLIILDEPTSVLTPGEVDQLFETLARMKSEGKTVIMTTHKLKEVMFASDRISVMRKGRMIAEMEKRETSEGELAQLMVGSRTAPQPAAKLQGSPKAGGPLLVVRGLDVYGDHGRKALGGLGFEVREGEIVGVAGVSGNGQKELAEVLTGLRMWKGGSVEFAGRPLKNGSVRAAIESGIAHVPENRMKSGLAGSLGSVDNLLFKTYRSPKRSRLGILRSGSNRSWAAELVERYDVKTPGIDAPVQMMSGGNQQKLLFAREIEQDPKLMVAVHPTQGLDVGASQGVHRLLGELRSRGRGVLLISEDLDEVLQLSDRVLVLYGGRNVGTVDRAEADRERIGRLMAGLTEREGEAG; this is encoded by the coding sequence ATGGGGAGCAGCGTGTTTTCGGTCGAGATGAAAGGCATCGTCAAGCAGTTCGGTTCCGTCACGGCCAACGATCATGTGGATTTCCGGGCGAAGCCCGGCGAGATCCACGCCCTGCTCGGCGAGAACGGGGCGGGCAAGAGCACGATGATGTGCATGCTCTCGGGGGTCTACCGCCCGACAAGCGGCGAAATCTACATCCGCGGCAAAGCGGCGGGAATCCGTTCGCCCAAGGATGCCATGAGGCTGGGCGTCGGGATGGTGTTCCAGAACTTCCGTCTGGTTCAGACGCTCACGGCAGCGGAGAATATCGTGCTCGGCGAGCGCTCAGGGTTCTGGCGGGGGCCGGGCTGGATCCGCCGCAAGCAGGAAGAGATTGAGGCGATCTCGGAGCGCTTCGGGCTGCCGTTCCCGGCGGACCGCCCGGTGTGGCAGCTGTCGGTCGGGGAGCAGCAGCGGGTCGAGATCGTGAAGACGCTGTACCGCGGGGCGGACCTCATCATTCTCGACGAGCCGACCTCCGTACTCACGCCGGGCGAGGTGGACCAGTTATTCGAGACGCTGGCCCGGATGAAAAGCGAAGGCAAAACCGTCATCATGACGACGCATAAGCTCAAGGAGGTCATGTTCGCCTCCGACCGGATCTCCGTCATGCGCAAGGGGCGGATGATCGCCGAGATGGAAAAGCGGGAGACGAGTGAAGGCGAGCTCGCCCAGCTTATGGTCGGCAGCCGTACCGCCCCCCAGCCTGCAGCGAAACTGCAAGGCAGCCCGAAGGCGGGAGGGCCGCTGCTTGTAGTGAGGGGCCTGGACGTCTACGGCGACCACGGCCGCAAGGCGCTGGGCGGACTCGGCTTTGAGGTCCGGGAGGGGGAGATCGTCGGCGTGGCCGGCGTCTCGGGCAACGGCCAGAAGGAGCTTGCCGAGGTGCTGACCGGCCTGCGGATGTGGAAAGGCGGCTCGGTGGAGTTCGCCGGACGTCCGCTCAAGAACGGTTCGGTCCGCGCCGCCATCGAGTCGGGGATTGCGCATGTGCCCGAGAACCGGATGAAGAGCGGGCTGGCCGGCAGTCTCGGCTCCGTCGACAATCTGCTTTTCAAAACGTACCGTTCCCCGAAGCGGTCACGCTTAGGTATCCTCCGCAGCGGGTCGAACCGGAGCTGGGCGGCCGAGCTTGTCGAGCGCTACGACGTGAAGACGCCGGGAATCGACGCCCCCGTACAGATGATGTCCGGCGGCAACCAGCAGAAGCTGCTGTTCGCCAGGGAGATCGAGCAGGATCCGAAGCTGATGGTGGCCGTCCATCCGACACAGGGGCTTGATGTCGGCGCCTCCCAGGGTGTACACCGGCTGCTCGGCGAGCTCCGGAGCCGGGGGAGAGGCGTGCTCCTCATCTCGGAGGATCTCGACGAGGTGCTGCAGCTGTCCGACCGGGTGCTTGTGCTGTACGGCGGCCGGAACGTAGGCACGGTGGACCGGGCCGAAGCGGACCGGGAGCGGATCGGCCGGCTGATGGCGGGGCTGACGGAGAGAGAGGGGGAAGCGGGATGA
- a CDS encoding ABC transporter permease encodes MNERHTAPSLQLEQGRGARRSRFRRPYRIEIDPAGGQGPWWVPVVSIVLALAVCGIFIAWNGMNPLTVYAKMVKGAFGTSFGFTETLVKAIPLMLCGLGVSIAYRISVWNIGAEGQFIAGAMAATAVTVYYPELPMVLSIPFMLLASLAAGGLWGLLTAIPRTYFGVNELITSLMLNYVALLALNYVVFGPWKDPKGFNFPGTPMFTEAQSLPVLGATRLHMGLVFALAGVLLYWLVIRYTRWGYELRLIGANAEAARNAGIPISRHILAVMLVSGALAGLAGMSEVAGVTHRLMYGISPGYGYTAVIVAWLAKLNPAGLVISSVLFGGLIVGGYSVQTIGLPSSVSSMLQGAILFFFIAGAMAGKFRLRRSR; translated from the coding sequence ATGAACGAGAGGCACACAGCCCCGTCCCTGCAGCTGGAGCAGGGACGGGGGGCACGCCGCAGCCGGTTCCGGCGGCCTTACCGCATCGAGATCGACCCGGCCGGAGGCCAGGGCCCATGGTGGGTCCCGGTGGTCTCGATCGTGCTGGCGCTGGCGGTGTGCGGCATCTTCATCGCCTGGAACGGCATGAACCCGCTCACGGTATATGCCAAAATGGTCAAGGGCGCCTTCGGCACCTCCTTCGGGTTCACCGAGACGCTGGTCAAAGCGATCCCCCTGATGCTCTGCGGTCTCGGCGTATCGATCGCCTACCGGATATCCGTGTGGAACATCGGGGCCGAAGGACAATTCATCGCCGGGGCCATGGCGGCAACCGCGGTGACGGTCTACTACCCGGAGCTGCCGATGGTGCTGTCGATTCCCTTCATGCTGCTGGCCAGCCTGGCGGCCGGAGGCCTCTGGGGACTGCTCACGGCGATCCCGCGCACTTACTTCGGGGTCAATGAACTTATCACCTCTTTGATGCTGAACTATGTAGCGCTGCTTGCCTTGAACTATGTCGTCTTCGGGCCGTGGAAGGACCCCAAGGGGTTCAACTTTCCGGGCACCCCGATGTTCACGGAGGCGCAGTCGCTGCCGGTTCTCGGCGCAACAAGGCTTCATATGGGCCTGGTGTTCGCACTGGCCGGCGTGCTGCTCTACTGGCTGGTTATCCGCTATACCCGATGGGGCTACGAGCTGCGGCTCATCGGTGCGAACGCGGAGGCGGCCCGCAATGCGGGCATCCCGATCTCGAGGCACATTCTCGCCGTCATGCTCGTCAGCGGTGCCCTCGCAGGTCTCGCCGGCATGAGCGAAGTGGCTGGTGTGACCCACCGGCTGATGTACGGCATCTCGCCGGGGTACGGCTATACGGCGGTCATCGTGGCATGGCTCGCCAAGCTGAATCCCGCCGGACTGGTGATCTCCTCTGTGCTCTTCGGCGGTCTTATCGTCGGCGGGTACAGCGTCCAGACGATCGGCCTGCCGTCGTCGGTCTCGTCGATGCTGCAGGGCGCGATCCTGTTCTTCTTCATCGCCGGAGCCATGGCCGGCAAGTTCCGGCTGCGGCGCAGCCGCTAG
- a CDS encoding ABC transporter permease, with the protein MGLGAHDTNYRGGDGLGHTAALGGILIERSGITQLGAEGLMLMGAVTSCIVFIQTGSLTLALLAVLAVSAVLGLVHGVLCVTLRANQVVSGLAMTLFGTGLSAYLGKPVSGQPLPGAVPKLDLPSLQGIPVIGPLFGHLDLFTYLSFALVLALHLFIHRTSWGLSLRAVGDNPATADVMGIPVLGLRYACIVIGTMMIGLAGADLLLVYTPAWNEGMTAGRGWIAVALIIFARWNPVRALVCAYFFGALDTLGLRIQLTGIEIPSYFLKMIPYLVTVAVLMFLGWRSRGKPSGAPEALGLPYIREQRF; encoded by the coding sequence ATGGGCCTTGGAGCTCATGACACAAATTATCGCGGCGGCGATGGCCTCGGGCACACCGCTGCTCTGGGCGGTATCCTGATCGAGCGATCGGGCATCACCCAGCTCGGCGCAGAAGGTTTGATGCTGATGGGGGCGGTCACCTCCTGCATCGTGTTCATCCAGACCGGCAGCCTGACCCTCGCCCTTCTCGCGGTGCTCGCCGTAAGTGCTGTGCTCGGCCTGGTGCATGGCGTGCTGTGCGTCACGCTCCGGGCGAATCAGGTCGTCAGCGGCCTCGCCATGACGCTGTTCGGCACGGGGCTCAGCGCCTATCTCGGCAAGCCCGTGAGCGGGCAGCCCCTGCCGGGAGCCGTGCCGAAGCTGGACCTGCCGTCGCTGCAGGGCATTCCGGTCATCGGTCCGCTTTTTGGGCACCTGGACCTGTTCACGTATCTCAGCTTTGCGCTGGTGCTGGCGCTGCACCTTTTTATCCACCGCACCTCCTGGGGACTCAGTCTGCGCGCCGTCGGCGACAATCCCGCTACGGCCGATGTCATGGGCATTCCGGTGCTCGGGCTGCGCTACGCCTGCATCGTCATCGGCACGATGATGATCGGGCTGGCGGGAGCGGACCTGCTCCTCGTCTACACCCCTGCGTGGAACGAGGGGATGACGGCCGGCCGGGGCTGGATTGCGGTAGCTCTCATCATCTTCGCCCGGTGGAACCCCGTGCGTGCGCTGGTGTGCGCCTACTTCTTCGGCGCGCTGGATACGCTCGGCCTCCGCATCCAGCTGACGGGTATCGAGATTCCGTCTTATTTTCTCAAAATGATTCCGTATCTCGTCACGGTGGCCGTCCTGATGTTCCTGGGCTGGCGCAGCCGCGGCAAGCCCTCGGGCGCACCGGAGGCGCTCGGCTTGCCTTATATCCGGGAGCAGCGATTCTAA
- a CDS encoding nucleoside deaminase, with product MTDREKHIPYLRRCVELSLLARESGNTPFGALLAGPDGTILLEQGNIEITGRNCTGHAERTLMEAASKRFSRQELWNCTLYTSAEPCAMCAGSIYWGNVGRVVYGISEKHLAELTGEDEQNPTLDLPCREVFSRGRKPIEVIGPFPEVEEETAAAHAGYWK from the coding sequence ATGACCGATAGAGAGAAGCACATCCCTTACCTGCGCCGCTGCGTCGAGCTGTCCCTGCTGGCGCGGGAGTCCGGCAACACGCCGTTCGGAGCCCTGCTCGCGGGACCGGACGGAACGATCCTGCTCGAACAGGGGAATATCGAGATTACCGGGCGCAACTGCACCGGCCACGCCGAGCGGACCCTGATGGAGGCCGCATCGAAGCGGTTCAGCCGGCAGGAGCTGTGGAACTGCACGCTGTACACGAGCGCCGAGCCGTGCGCGATGTGCGCCGGCTCCATCTATTGGGGCAACGTCGGCCGGGTCGTCTACGGCATCTCCGAGAAGCATCTGGCGGAGCTCACCGGAGAGGATGAGCAGAACCCGACGCTCGACCTGCCGTGCAGGGAGGTGTTCTCCCGGGGGCGCAAGCCCATCGAAGTCATCGGCCCCTTCCCCGAGGTGGAGGAGGAGACGGCTGCCGCGCACGCCGGGTATTGGAAGTAG